ATATCAATTCCCATTTTGTTGACACTTGTGCTTGCATAAAAACATCGAGCGAGAAAGAATTGAAGGAGTGGAAATGATTAAGAAGGCGCTCTATGAGGTGTTTGTAATAAGTCATGGATGGAACCCCATGGTGTTGAAGATTGAAGCGTTGTGACGACATCTATTTGCCTATGGTGGCTCTTCGACCATTCTTGTTCTTCTGAAAAACTTTGTTTCTTAGCAGATTTTGTTGCTGCGCTGAGTTTTCTATGTGTTGTGATATCGTTCTTCAATTATGTGCCTGAAAAACTTTGTTtcttactccctccatttctttttattctgcatataagatttggtcaaagtcaaagtttataaagtttgaccaactttgtttgaaaatatatcaacatctacaatactaaaactatgtggtatgaaaactaatttcatgatgaatctaacaatattgaattcatattgtgaatcttgaaaaaaaatctataaacttagtcaaagttgatAAAGTTTGACTTTAACTAAATCTTATATGCAGGGAGGGAGTATCAGATTATGTTGCTGCGTAGATGCTTTCCTTGTGTTAATAATTTAAGTCACAAAAAATTGTCTGGTTGCTTGAATGGCTGGTGAGCTTAGGGAGAGAGCATGTAGTGTTCTCTTTGCCTCATACTTCGGTTTGTTCCGTTGATTTGATGCTTTATTTTTAAATTTTCTTTAAATTTTAgtggtttctttaatgaaaaataatGTGGAGTCATTTAAAAATCCAAAATCCAAATCTCTCGCGAAACAAACACGATATGATTTACCCGCAAATTAAAGAAAAAACaggtactccctctgttcggaattacttgtcgcagaaatgaatgtatctagacgtattttaattctagatacatccatattcgagacaagtaattcccagggccggccctgagggggggcagggggggcggccgccccgggcccccgagtAGGAAGGGCCCCCTGATTGATTGGTTGCCTTATATACGTGTGTAATTGTTTAGCCTGTAATAGGTCGACTGATTCTTCAAAAGGAAACAAAAGTTAATTGATCAATTAGCACGCCGCGCAATCTTCTCGTCTTATACTCCCCCGATTGGCAACAACTCGGCCATACCATGGATGACGGCGCCCCAGCCGCTCGTCTAATATAGTAATTTTCGACTGCTGGGCGTCATTAGTGGAAGAAGGTAACGAGGTTTCCAGATTCCCATCAATCTTCTCTTCAACTCAAATTTTCTCTTTCTCTATTCTTGTTAGATCGTTTGTTCGTTCGTTTCTTGAAGATTATTCTCTCatacatatctctttctcacactccAATTTCTTGTATTGATTGGATTAGAAAAGAGAAACTTGGACTTTTGTTTGTGGCGCAGCAGCAAAATCTTGCGATTTCTAATTTTCTAGCCATCCAGGTAccttgttccatgcctttcttagcACTTTTATTTAATTAGCAGTACTCTTAATTTCTTGTTTCATATGTTGTGTGCTGATTAGCAGGATTGATATTCATTTAGTGAGATGCTATCTAGAAAGAATCCATCTGATAATGGGAAAAAACATGCATATGAGTTGATTGAGTTCCACATGAGTTGTTGGCATTTTTTTCCAGAGCAGATACAAGTGCTCTACTGATTCCCTGCAAAAAGCAGTATTAGTACTGCCAACTCCAAGGAGTtagtttttttttaaatagttGTTAGATTTAGTTGTTGTCAAGAACAACTAGAGAAAACTGTAGNNNNNNNNNNNNNNNNNNNNNNNNNNNNNNNNNNNNNNNNNNNNNNNNNNNNNNNNNNNNNNNNNNNNNNNNNNNNNNNNNNNNNNNNACAAGTGCTCTACTGATTCCCTGCAAAAAGCAGTATTAGTACTGCCAACTCCAAGGAATtagtttttctttaaatagttgttAGATTTAGTTGTTGTCAAGAACAACTAGAGAAAACTGTAGGAAGATTAAAAAAATAATAAGCATGAAAGTGCTAGTAATTCATCTAACAATAcaatttacctatatatatatatatatatatatatatatatatatatatatatatatatatatatatatatatagggaatgtAAATTATAGTTTGCCAAATATATATTTGCGGTTGaaatagaaagaaaaaatatgAGTATATCTGTTTATGTGGCTTTAGGGCCCCTCCGTGTTGTCTCGCCCCGGGCCCcagaaatctcaggaccggccctggtaattccgaacggagggagtaagattTAGGGCAATCGCACGCCTTCCAGTCATGTTGAAGAAATTAATTACAACATCTCTCCTGTGGAAGGCCTTTGTATTCTATGAGATTTTATTAAGAATCTCGGACACAACCAGCCTACAGTAGCTGCAGTGGACAACTAATCCTCCCAGCAAAATTCCCGTCACATGGCGTTCCGCCACAACAATTTCGCACACTTTGAAACTAGCCGCTCAAATTGGTGACGGGTCCCTTGAACCAGTGCCTGGCACTGACGACCCAAGACGTCAAGACGAGGATGAAGAGCCCGCCGACGGCGACCGGCGTGTAGTTGAGCGTGTCCCTGGTCACCGGGTACATCACCGGCAGCGAGAAGAGCACGGTGATGGTCACCACCCAGAGCACGGCCACCCACCCCACCAGCACGCCATAGCGCCCGAGGTTGAAGGGCCCCGGCACGAAGTGCTTCCGCGCCAGCGTCACCCGGAAGAAGATGGGCAGCGCGTACGCGATGTAGAGCCCGATCGTGGCGATCGACACCATGGCCTGGAACGCCACCAGGCTGCCCAGCGACTGCAGTTTCCAATCGGAGGGTTTATCAGCGCAGGATTAACTGGAGCATGTAGCTGTACTGTTGTAGTAGTACATTGACTACTGGGTGTCAATCCAGACAAGAGGGTTCATGTTTACCGGCAACGCCATGCAGAGGGAGACGAAAGCCGAGAGCCAGACGGCGTTGATGGGCACCTCGTGCTCGTTAACTTTGTGCCACACGGACGACAGCGGCATGGCGCCGTCTCTCGAGAAAGCATACGCCATCCTAGCCATCAAACACGTGGAAATTGTGAGATTTCAGATCTAGCTATGTGCCGATCGAGAAGTGCATGCAGATACCCAAGAAGACGATGATGATCACCTCGAGTTACTTGTGACGGAGCTCATGCCGCAGAAGTAAATGGCGACGGCGACGATCCCCAGGCAGACGATCCCGCCGACGCCGCTGCCGTAGCGACTCTTGAAGGCTTGGTAGAAGACCTGGGCGATGGCGTACCCTCCAGCTTCATTGTCGGGGCTCAGCAGGGAGGGTATGTCCTTGACGGCGAAGGTGACGCCGAGTATGTATCCCCAGCCGACCACTATCGATATGCCGATGGCGCTGATGATCCCGATGGACCCGTTCGTGTCTGCGTTCTTGGTCTCCTCCGTCTGCGCGCATGCCAATGCCATGCATGCATGAGCAAAATAGCGTTACCAAGAGACCTACATATGTTGTCAGTGTCCTAACACCTACAAAAGCTCTCCTCAATTACCATATGCGCCGACGCGTCGTATCCTAAGAGCGTGTACTGGCTCATGAGGAGCCCCAGGAGGAAGATGTAGAGATGGCTGTGTATTCCGGCACTGTTGTCGGTGTTGAAACTGGTGAAGACGAACTTGGCACTGGCCCTCTCCGTAGCAACGGCCGGCACGGCGATCATGAGGACGAAGACACCTAGCATGTTCCAAGCGGCCGCGAACTGGCCGAAGAAGGAGAGCCACGCAATGGGGAGGCTGTTGATGAGGGCGTGGCTGAGCAGGATGGCGGCGTGGATGGCGATGACCTCGTACTTGGACGCCAGGTACCCTCCGCCGTTGTTGCCGCCGGTGCTCAGCAGGATGATCACCTGGATCAGCTGCGCCAGCGAGTAGTCCACGCTCGTTGTCACTGCCCACTGCAACAAAATTCTTTCTCCTGTCACTTCAGAGTTCAGAGTGAATGAGAAAACACATTCAGACAGACGAAGGTTGAGAGTTTTTACCTGTCCGACGATGTTAAACCTGCATGCATGCAACGCCAACGCAGCCGAGGGAGTAGACAACAAACATCACATCATTAGAGGCTGTCTCGAAACAGATAATTTACCGGAATGGTTCTTGTCTTGTCCCAACTAGAAGAACCATACTGGTTCTAAAAAAAAAATTAGAAGAACCATACATACTGATAGGGAAAGTATCATGTGATACCATCCCTTAAATACTCACATGATACCAACTTTCAAACAGCAATTTTAAATGTTTCGTGTTCACAAGGCATGTGTCTACGGCACCTAAAAGAATCAGGTTCAAATTCGAAATACACATTGAGAAACCAAAAATGACAAATTTAGCATGAACAGTGTCACAAAAgagtgaagtgcactgtaggtcctCGAACTATTGCAGGAGTGTCACGTATatcctcgaactatgaaaatcgtcatcCAGATCCTCGAAGTGCAATAAGTGTGTCATTCAGGTCAAAAATCTGCCTAACCCCATCTGACTGGCCAGCTAGCACTGTTAACCGTGACACGCCAGATAGGGGCCCCGTAGGATAACGGATGTTGGTGGACAGTGCATCGGCAAACAGTTTTCATACGCGATGAACAATGCACGGGTGAAGAGTAAATTAAAAAGATAGCAAAAAACAGTCAAAAATCCTATAACGCACTACCATACCGCTCAAGAACGATAAATTTGAAAATGTTCACAAACGATAAATTCGAAAAATATTTGTTCATGACTTTGAAAAAATGTTCGCGAACAATAAATTTGAAGATGTTTGCAAACGATAAATTTGGAAAATATTTTAAAAACATATTTGTTCATGACTTTAAAAATATATGTGGTTTGCGAcataaaaaaagttcatgaacaataaatttgaaaaatatttgttcacaaatttataaaaatgttcacgaaAGATAAATTTAAAATCATGTGTGATTTGAGAACATTTTTGTAAGCTGTGAACATTTAAAAGAAATATTTGTGACTTGTGACTTTAAAACAATGTTTGCGAACGATAATGTAAAAAATGTTTATTAAAGATATTTTTGACTCATGACTTTCAAATAAATGTTCGCGAACGAAAATTTTGAAAATGTTTTCGAATGATAAAGTTGAAAATGTTCGCGGACGataaatttgaaaatgttcatgaatgattaattttaaaaatatttttgattTGCGAACATTGTTTTAAACTCATGAACATTGAAAAACTATTCGATAAGTTGAAAATGTTGGCGCACTGTTTATCGCGTATGAAAAACTATTCGCCGGTGCACTGTTGACCAATGTCCGTTACCTGTGGGTCCCCCTATCCGACTTGTCACGGTCAATGGCACCAGCTGGCCAGACAGATGGGGTCAAGCAAACGTTGGACCTGTATGCCACGCTTACTGCACTTCAAGGACCCGGATAACGATTTTCATATTTTGAGGACCTACGTGACCCCCCAGAAATAATTCAAGGACCTACAATGCACTTTACTCGTCACAAAAAGGCAAAAGCAAAATTAACACTATTCACGTCTAGATCtttttttctcaatgtgcattttGAATTTGAAGCTGATTTTTTATGGGTTGTAACACATTCCTTCTGAACAGtcacattttttcaaaaaattaAAATATTTAGAATTGATTTTTTTAAACAATGAGAGCATGTGGATCTGGGAGTTGATATCACTGTATATTCTCCCCATACTAATAGTagcatatactactccctccgtgtaaaaatataagagcgtttagatcacttgatctaaatgctcttatatttctttacagatggAGTACTATTCAATGATATCACTGAATGTTCTCCCCATACTAATAGTAGCATATACTACTATCCAAACACCCgtcaccatcaaatcaaaatcagatttTTCCCAGAAAAAAAAATCAAGATCAGATTCTATGGCGTGAATCAGGAGTCTAGTGGCCAGCCGCACATGTCAAAGCACGCAAGTGGAGCGAGCACATGAACACAAGCCAAAGATCCACGTCACCCCGTTAAACAACGTCAAATGCAGATCCATTTGCACTAGCACAGACTGGCAACTTTGATTCCATCTGATTGGATGGAGCAAAGAAAAAGATTATTCCAATTTCTATCCCGATTCTGATTGTCACAGAATCTGCTAGCTAAGACGGTTGTGGAACTGCCAGCCGTTCCGACGGTTGGTGGCACGGAGAAGAATCTTGATGCCTCGGCTTCCGCTAATAGATAAATAGGGTTAGTCCTCgtagggggagggggcgcttggGCGGATGTGGACGTTTCTTTTTCAAGTCAATTTTTTGAGCTTCGGTCCTTCTCAAGTTCAGTTGTCAGACCATATTAGACGAGCTCCTCCGAGGCGCTGATCCTTATGGATATGTGCATGAAGACATCCccgttgtcatcgacaaggtcagacTGGCTTCGTTTTGGCGGTGGCAGTAGTCTCGTTTGATGGTACATGGACCTCGATgtattttttattatgtttgaggtgtttTATATTTTTGATAAATCcttataatactccctccattctaaaatatagtgcgcccgcgcttttcgaggtcgaactttgaccataaatttaacgaacgagaccgactgcggcgggagaaaaagttacataattaaaaacttctttcgaatacgaaatcactgatataacttttgctcccgccgcaatcggtcttgatagttaaatttacggtcaaagttgaagcacgtagatagaggaagcactacattgtggaatggagggagtataggtTTGATCCTTTTCGGAAAGAAAAAAAGACTGCTGTGGAAATGTCGTTTGAAAAAGAAATAAGAATGGGATCATTTGGGCAGCGCACGTGCAGTGCAGCATGGACTCTGTGTGCCGGCCGGACTAGATGTACTACTACTCGTGTTCAACCGGTCCAGTTCATGCAAAGAAATGAATCAAAAGATATTTGCACGTCTCTTTCCAGCTTGAGGCAAAACTACGCCCATTCAATTCAACATCTAATTTTCGCACTATAGTTTCAAGGAGAAGCACGTGCAGTCGCCTCAAAATTCGTCATGTCAAGACTTTTACGCCCCCTCCCTCCCAGAAATTCCAGGGTTTTTTATCTTGAGAAATGGATATTCCGGTATTGCACGGGCAGGACTTAACCACGTAGTACTCCAATTTCTTCAATTCATTCATGGCGGGCTAGTACGAATTGCACGGTCGACTGCAATAAGTGAAGTGAGTTGAGTGATCTTACCATCCGGTGAGCCAGGAGGCGAAGGGGCCCCAGCGTCGCTCGGTGCAGAGCCTGGCGCTCCAGAAGTAGAGGCCGCCGGAGGTCGGGTAGGCGGAGCAGATCTCGGCCATGGCCAACCCGACGACGACGGTGAAGGCGCCGGCGATGGGCCAGCCGTAGACCATGGTGACCGGCCCGCCGAACTCGAGCCCCGTCCCGTACAGCGTCGTGATGCCCGTCAGCACcgacacgatcgagaaggtcaccgAGAAGTTGGACAGCAGCCTGCATGCATTCGCAGCACGCTTTAGCAAGTGCGATTTCTGAATCAAATGAAATGGAGACGGTGAAAAGTTAATGTGGAGTAGGACTAGGAGGAGCACGTACGAGAGATTGCGCTTGAGCTGCGGTTCGTAGCCGAGCAGCCGGAGCTTTTTGGAGTCGTAGTCGTCGGCGGatgtcgcggcggcggcggcctcgtcgGCGGCGAGCCGGCTGTAGCTGCCCTGCCCTGCCATGCTCGCTCTCTTTCTGTTGCCTGAAGACTAATAACAACTACCAGTCCGAGATCCAGATGCTATCCGTCCAGATGGCTCATCACACGAGCTTATAGAGAGGGACGGAGAGTGCGTGCGCTAAGG
The Triticum dicoccoides isolate Atlit2015 ecotype Zavitan chromosome 3A, WEW_v2.0, whole genome shotgun sequence genome window above contains:
- the LOC119267110 gene encoding amino-acid permease BAT1 homolog — encoded protein: MAGQGSYSRLAADEAAAAATSADDYDSKKLRLLGYEPQLKRNLSLLSNFSVTFSIVSVLTGITTLYGTGLEFGGPVTMVYGWPIAGAFTVVVGLAMAEICSAYPTSGGLYFWSARLCTERRWGPFASWLTGWFNIVGQWAVTTSVDYSLAQLIQVIILLSTGGNNGGGYLASKYEVIAIHAAILLSHALINSLPIAWLSFFGQFAAAWNMLGVFVLMIAVPAVATERASAKFVFTSFNTDNSAGIHSHLYIFLLGLLMSQYTLLGYDASAHMTEETKNADTNGSIGIISAIGISIVVGWGYILGVTFAVKDIPSLLSPDNEAGGYAIAQVFYQAFKSRYGSGVGGIVCLGIVAVAIYFCGMSSVTSNSRMAYAFSRDGAMPLSSVWHKVNEHEVPINAVWLSAFVSLCMALPSLGSLVAFQAMVSIATIGLYIAYALPIFFRVTLARKHFVPGPFNLGRYGVLVGWVAVLWVVTITVLFSLPVMYPVTRDTLNYTPVAVGGLFILVLTSWVVSARHWFKGPVTNLSG